One part of the Cyanobacteriota bacterium genome encodes these proteins:
- a CDS encoding NAD(P)/FAD-dependent oxidoreductase has protein sequence MPRLQVVVIGGGAAGFFGAITCATTHPHAQVTLLEAGRQVLSKVRISGGGRCNVTHACFDPALLVQHYPRGGKALRGAFTRFQPKDMVAWLQTQGVSLKTEADGRMFPVTDDSETIVTCLLRAAQAAGVQICTGSAVTQVQRDVDGRFRVMLRGGAVVIGDRLLLATGSSPQGYHIAASLGHEIEPPVPSLFTLQLPDPRLRGLAGIAVDPVHIHLHSADGQRLEQTGALLITHWGISGPAVLKLSAWGARLLHHCHYCATVLINWLPHISVETLRQELLATKEHQAKRTIAAHCPLPLPRRLWERFVTTAGIAADQRWATLSSKQLTHLMQELSRGSYITSGKGVFKEEFVTCGGVNLKQVDFKTMQSRCCPGVYFAGEVLDIDGVTGGFNFQSAWTTGWIAGQAIGNLSSTDTPS, from the coding sequence ATGCCACGCCTTCAGGTTGTTGTCATTGGCGGGGGAGCAGCAGGCTTCTTTGGGGCCATTACCTGCGCTACTACCCATCCCCATGCCCAGGTGACATTGCTAGAGGCAGGACGACAGGTGCTGAGCAAGGTGCGCATCTCTGGAGGCGGGCGCTGTAACGTTACCCATGCTTGTTTTGATCCGGCTCTGCTGGTGCAGCACTATCCCCGTGGTGGTAAAGCCCTGCGAGGGGCATTCACGCGGTTTCAGCCCAAAGACATGGTTGCCTGGCTGCAAACCCAGGGAGTCAGTCTCAAAACTGAAGCGGATGGACGCATGTTTCCCGTGACGGATGACTCAGAGACGATCGTCACCTGTTTACTGCGGGCGGCTCAAGCTGCTGGTGTACAAATTTGTACAGGTAGTGCCGTTACGCAGGTACAGCGAGATGTGGATGGTCGGTTTCGGGTAATGCTGCGGGGAGGAGCGGTTGTAATCGGCGATCGGCTACTCCTAGCTACTGGCAGTAGCCCCCAGGGATACCACATCGCCGCTAGCTTAGGACATGAGATTGAACCCCCTGTTCCCTCTCTGTTCACCCTGCAACTTCCTGATCCCCGTCTCCGAGGTCTGGCTGGCATAGCTGTGGATCCAGTTCATATCCACTTGCACTCTGCGGACGGCCAACGCCTAGAGCAGACAGGAGCATTGTTGATTACCCATTGGGGCATTAGTGGGCCTGCTGTGCTGAAGCTATCAGCGTGGGGAGCGCGACTGTTACACCATTGTCACTATTGCGCTACGGTGCTGATTAACTGGTTGCCCCATATCTCTGTAGAAACACTTCGCCAAGAGTTGCTGGCTACAAAAGAGCACCAAGCCAAGCGCACGATCGCTGCCCACTGTCCCTTACCCTTGCCGCGTCGCCTCTGGGAACGTTTTGTCACTACTGCCGGTATTGCGGCTGATCAACGTTGGGCGACCCTCTCTAGTAAGCAGCTAACACACCTGATGCAGGAATTATCCCGTGGCAGCTATATTACCAGTGGCAAGGGGGTTTTTAAGGAGGAATTTGTGACCTGTGGCGGGGTGAACCTCAAGCAAGTGGACTTTAAGACCATGCAAAGTCGCTGCTGTCCAGGAGTCTACTTTGCAGGAGAGGTGCTGGATATTGATGGGGTCACTGGCGGTTTTAATTTCCAAAGTGCTTGGACAACAGGCTGGATTGCTGGGCAGGCGATCGGCAATCTGTCGTCAACAGATACGCCGTCATAG